One segment of Niveibacterium microcysteis DNA contains the following:
- a CDS encoding MFS transporter: MNTQVLSTEKPLQNADTPLDAGLVFLLASAAGLSVASLYYNQPMLSTLAAEFHASPTVIGRIPTLTQLGYALGILLLAPLGDRFDRRTIILCKVALLALALLATAAAQSITQLGALSVVIGITASLAQDAVPAAAALAPESRRGKIVGSVMTGLLLGILLSRVASGLVTELFGWRALFMIAAGLVALLGIVAARRLPHFAPSTDLPYAALLGSLVTLSRRHADMRRAALAQGLLSAAFSAFWSTLAVMLHQPPFGYGSAIAGAFGLAGAIGALAAPVAGSLADRRGPEHVTRIGAVLVIISFAGFALLPHSLGMLIAGTLVFDLGVQASLIAHQSIVYGLEPGARSRLNALLIGAMFVGMAGGSALGSLALDLAGWRGLCAFAGSTALAALAVRLWPHRART; the protein is encoded by the coding sequence ATGAACACCCAAGTCCTGTCGACAGAGAAGCCCTTGCAGAACGCCGATACACCGCTTGATGCGGGCCTCGTTTTTCTACTCGCGAGCGCAGCGGGCCTCAGCGTCGCGTCGCTGTACTACAACCAGCCGATGTTGAGCACGCTGGCGGCTGAGTTCCATGCTTCGCCAACCGTCATCGGCCGTATCCCCACGCTGACGCAACTCGGCTACGCGCTCGGGATCCTTTTGCTTGCGCCGCTGGGTGATCGCTTCGATCGCCGTACGATCATCCTGTGCAAGGTGGCGCTGCTCGCGCTGGCCCTGCTTGCAACCGCGGCTGCACAGTCGATCACGCAACTCGGCGCCCTGTCGGTCGTCATCGGCATCACCGCCAGCCTTGCGCAGGATGCGGTGCCCGCAGCAGCGGCACTGGCGCCGGAAAGCCGCCGCGGCAAGATCGTCGGCAGTGTGATGACAGGCCTGTTGCTCGGCATCCTGCTGTCGCGGGTGGCGAGCGGACTCGTGACGGAACTGTTCGGCTGGCGCGCGTTGTTCATGATCGCTGCGGGCTTGGTCGCGCTACTTGGCATTGTGGCCGCGCGCCGCCTGCCCCACTTCGCGCCGAGCACCGATCTGCCCTATGCGGCCCTGCTCGGCTCGCTCGTCACGCTATCGCGGCGCCATGCCGACATGCGGCGCGCTGCCCTCGCCCAAGGGCTGCTCAGCGCGGCATTCAGTGCGTTCTGGTCAACCCTTGCCGTGATGCTGCACCAGCCCCCGTTTGGCTACGGCAGTGCTATCGCGGGCGCGTTCGGCCTTGCCGGCGCGATCGGCGCACTCGCTGCGCCGGTTGCAGGTAGCCTCGCCGACCGCCGTGGGCCCGAACACGTCACACGCATTGGCGCGGTACTCGTGATCATCAGCTTCGCCGGCTTTGCGCTGCTGCCACACAGCCTCGGCATGCTGATCGCCGGAACACTCGTCTTCGACCTGGGCGTACAGGCCTCACTGATCGCGCACCAGAGCATCGTCTATGGCCTGGAGCCCGGTGCGCGTAGCCGGCTCAATGCCTTGCTGATCGGCGCGATGTTCGTGGGCATGGCCGGGGGGTCAGCGCTTGGCAGCCTCGCATTGGATCTCGCCGGCTGGCGAGGCCTGTGCGCCTTCGCCGGAAGCACGGCACTTGCGGCACTGGCGGTACGTCTGTGGCCGCATCGCGCAAGGACGTAA
- a CDS encoding LysR family transcriptional regulator, protein MDRLHLMSVFVAVAEAESFAGGARKLAMSPPAVTRAIAALEERLGVKLLTRTTRYVRVTEAGQRYLDDARRVIAAADEADEAAVGINAEPRGHLTITAPVLFGRMYVMPGITDYLQRYPDTTVSAMFLDRVVNMLEEGIDVGIRIGELADSSYKALRVGHVRRVICASPAYLAQHGIPQQPEDLAQHPIIVASSLSPTVEWKFMRDGTPVAVRIKPRLTVTSNDAAIEAALRGTGIARLISYQIAPQLAAGELKVVLSEYEPARMPIHVLHREGRNASAKIRSFVDLIAERLRRDPSLN, encoded by the coding sequence ATGGATCGACTGCATCTGATGAGCGTGTTTGTCGCGGTGGCCGAAGCCGAGAGCTTCGCAGGCGGTGCGCGCAAGCTGGCGATGTCGCCACCGGCGGTCACCCGCGCGATCGCGGCACTGGAAGAGCGGCTCGGCGTGAAGCTGCTGACCCGCACCACCCGCTATGTGCGCGTGACCGAGGCCGGCCAGCGCTATCTGGACGACGCACGGCGCGTGATCGCCGCAGCCGACGAAGCGGACGAAGCCGCGGTGGGCATCAATGCCGAACCGCGCGGCCACCTGACGATTACCGCGCCGGTGCTGTTCGGCCGCATGTACGTGATGCCTGGCATCACCGACTACCTGCAGCGCTACCCGGACACCACGGTGTCCGCGATGTTTCTCGACCGCGTCGTCAACATGCTCGAAGAAGGCATCGACGTCGGCATCCGCATCGGCGAGCTGGCCGACTCCAGCTACAAGGCGCTGCGCGTGGGCCATGTGCGACGGGTGATCTGCGCGTCACCGGCCTACCTCGCACAGCACGGCATCCCGCAGCAGCCGGAAGACCTCGCGCAACACCCGATCATCGTCGCCAGCAGCCTGAGCCCGACCGTCGAATGGAAGTTCATGCGCGACGGCACGCCCGTCGCCGTGCGCATCAAGCCCCGCCTCACCGTCACCAGCAACGACGCGGCCATCGAAGCGGCGCTGCGCGGCACCGGCATCGCGCGCCTGATTTCGTACCAGATCGCGCCGCAACTGGCCGCCGGCGAACTGAAGGTGGTGCTGAGCGAGTACGAACCGGCACGCATGCCGATCCATGTGCTGCATCGCGAGGGCCGCAACGCCTCGGCCAAGATCCGCAGCTTCGTCGACCTGATTGCCGAGCGGCTGCGCCGCGACCCCTCGTTGAACTGA
- a CDS encoding DUF1348 family protein, whose product MSSNTEARPPLPPFTRETAIQKVRMAEDAWNSRDPKRVALAYTPDSQWRNRAEFPRGRTEIEAFLTRKWAREIEYRLIKELWAFTDNRIAVRFAYEWRDDAGNWFRSYGNENWEFDENGLMARRFASINDLPIAESERKFHWAQGRRPDEHPGLSELGL is encoded by the coding sequence ATGAGCTCGAACACGGAAGCCCGCCCGCCGCTGCCGCCCTTCACGCGCGAGACAGCGATCCAGAAAGTCCGCATGGCCGAAGACGCCTGGAACAGCCGCGACCCCAAGCGCGTGGCGCTGGCCTATACGCCCGACAGCCAGTGGCGCAACCGCGCTGAATTCCCGCGCGGCCGTACCGAAATCGAAGCCTTCCTCACCCGCAAGTGGGCGCGCGAGATCGAATACCGCCTGATCAAGGAACTCTGGGCCTTCACCGACAACCGCATCGCGGTGCGCTTCGCCTACGAATGGCGCGACGACGCCGGCAACTGGTTCCGTTCCTACGGCAACGAGAACTGGGAGTTCGACGAGAACGGCCTCATGGCCCGCCGCTTCGCCAGCATCAACGACCTGCCGATCGCCGAGTCGGAACGCAAGTTCCACTGGGCGCAGGGGAGACGGCCGGATGAGCATCCGGGGCTGAGTGAGTTGGGGCTATAG
- a CDS encoding sensor domain-containing diguanylate cyclase translates to MPRRFVTLLRRRFPAFEQLWLRFPDSVFVIRCESDGRFVIEAINPVLAGVIGRASDAVAGLELDAVVPPDYLAATLQHYRDCVASGEAMTYEETGGPAGTEPRYWQTLLVPASDESGRVEYILGISRDVTALRRAEASLRDANEALEQRVVARTAELEHANRRLTDLATHDELTRLYNRRHLFELAAREFSRAQRSGQPLAALMLDLDHFKEINDRFGHAAGDDVLRRLAIALQGALRQTDVIGRYGGEEFLVLLPDTDATEAHRTAERLRACCAACAHCWQGRRINCTLSIGIAHFDPARDDRLDNLLQRADMALLRAKAAGRDCLVVAA, encoded by the coding sequence TTGCCGCGACGTTTCGTTACGCTGCTGAGGCGGCGCTTCCCCGCGTTTGAGCAGTTGTGGCTGCGTTTCCCGGACAGCGTGTTCGTGATCCGCTGTGAATCCGATGGACGCTTCGTCATCGAGGCGATCAACCCGGTGCTGGCCGGCGTGATCGGTCGGGCCAGCGATGCAGTCGCCGGGCTTGAGCTGGATGCAGTCGTGCCGCCGGACTACCTGGCCGCCACCCTGCAGCACTATCGCGATTGCGTCGCGAGCGGCGAAGCGATGACCTACGAGGAGACCGGTGGCCCGGCGGGCACTGAGCCCCGCTATTGGCAGACGCTGCTGGTGCCCGCCAGCGACGAGTCCGGGCGGGTCGAGTACATCCTCGGCATCTCGCGCGATGTCACCGCACTGCGCCGCGCCGAAGCCTCATTGCGCGACGCGAACGAGGCGCTCGAGCAGCGCGTCGTCGCGCGCACGGCGGAGCTCGAACACGCCAACCGGCGCCTGACCGACCTCGCTACCCATGACGAACTGACGCGCCTCTACAACCGCCGCCACCTGTTCGAACTGGCCGCGCGGGAATTCAGCCGCGCGCAGCGCAGCGGGCAGCCGCTGGCCGCACTGATGCTGGATCTGGATCACTTCAAGGAGATCAACGATCGCTTCGGCCATGCAGCAGGCGACGATGTACTTCGGCGACTGGCGATCGCGCTGCAGGGCGCCCTTCGGCAAACCGACGTGATCGGCCGCTACGGCGGCGAGGAGTTTCTCGTACTGCTGCCGGACACCGACGCCACCGAAGCCCACCGGACCGCAGAGCGCCTGCGCGCATGCTGCGCGGCATGCGCGCACTGCTGGCAGGGTCGCCGGATCAACTGCACGCTGAGCATCGGCATCGCCCACTTCGACCCTGCGCGCGACGACCGGCTCGACAACCTGCTGCAGCGCGCCGACATGGCTTTGCTACGCGCCAAGGCCGCCGGCCGCGACTGCCTGGTGGTCGCCGCCTAG
- the grxC gene encoding glutaredoxin 3: MDDITVYSGEHCPFCTAAKSLLDSRGLRYTEIKVSEDPVRLHEMIERSQRRTVPQIFFGERHIGGFDDLQAHFGGQG; encoded by the coding sequence ATGGACGACATCACCGTCTACTCGGGCGAGCACTGCCCGTTCTGCACCGCCGCCAAGTCGCTGCTCGATTCGCGCGGCCTGCGCTACACCGAGATTAAGGTCAGCGAAGACCCCGTCCGCCTGCATGAAATGATCGAGCGCAGCCAGCGCCGCACGGTGCCGCAGATCTTCTTCGGCGAGCGCCACATCGGCGGGTTCGACGACTTGCAGGCGCATTTCGGCGGGCAAGGCTGA
- a CDS encoding LysR family transcriptional regulator, with protein MKPSLDRLALMQTFVRIVEAGSLSAAALQMNATQPTISRRLKALEESLGLTLLHRTTHAMMLTEAGARYFERAKDLLAAWGEFESGLRGAIDEPQGVLRVVAPHAFGQHHLVGPLSEYLERYPKVSVEWLLHDAPLNFIEQGVDCAIRVGAVSDLSVVALKLAEVPRIVVGSPALLSGHSTPRTPDDLADLPWLALRPFYRNDVTLRDADGTEVSIAIQPRIASDSLYAIRSALLRDVGIAVVSAWVVEDELKRGALVQLAPDWGAPPLPVYLMYPYAAHYPAKLRSFVDFMRHAMDVLPGAERSCSKRAGV; from the coding sequence ATGAAACCGAGCCTGGATCGCCTCGCGCTGATGCAAACCTTCGTGCGGATCGTGGAGGCCGGCAGCCTCTCCGCCGCGGCGCTGCAGATGAATGCAACCCAGCCCACGATCAGCCGGCGCCTCAAAGCGCTCGAAGAGTCGCTGGGGCTGACCCTGCTACACCGGACCACGCACGCGATGATGTTGACCGAGGCCGGCGCGCGCTACTTCGAACGCGCAAAGGACTTGCTGGCCGCGTGGGGCGAATTCGAGTCGGGCCTGCGCGGGGCGATCGACGAGCCGCAAGGCGTGCTGCGCGTGGTCGCACCGCATGCGTTCGGGCAGCACCATCTGGTTGGCCCGCTCAGCGAATATCTTGAGCGCTACCCCAAGGTTTCAGTCGAATGGCTGCTGCACGACGCGCCGCTGAACTTCATCGAGCAGGGTGTCGACTGTGCCATCCGGGTGGGTGCGGTCAGCGATCTATCGGTGGTTGCGCTCAAGCTGGCCGAGGTGCCGCGCATCGTTGTCGGCAGTCCTGCGTTGCTCAGTGGCCACTCAACACCGCGAACCCCGGACGACTTGGCTGACCTGCCGTGGCTGGCCTTGCGACCCTTCTATCGGAATGACGTGACGCTGCGCGATGCCGATGGCACCGAGGTCAGCATCGCGATCCAGCCACGCATCGCGTCGGACAGCCTCTACGCGATCCGCAGCGCACTGTTGCGCGACGTCGGCATTGCCGTGGTATCCGCCTGGGTGGTCGAAGACGAGCTCAAGCGCGGCGCTCTGGTGCAGCTTGCCCCGGACTGGGGAGCACCGCCTCTGCCGGTGTACCTGATGTACCCCTACGCCGCACACTACCCCGCCAAGCTGCGCAGCTTTGTCGACTTCATGCGGCATGCGATGGATGTGTTGCCAGGCGCGGAGCGCAGCTGCAGCAAGCGCGCTGGCGTCTGA
- a CDS encoding carboxymuconolactone decarboxylase family protein: MSRINVVTLETANAEQKALLEAIQSQLGMVPNFLKVFANSPVALRAFLGLHGVANEGSLDAATRERIALALAQQNACEYCLSAHTAIGRKAGLTGDEISANRAGTSQDAKAAIAVKFARSLVEHSGDVTSAEIAEARAAGYSDADLVEIITHVGMNVLTNILGKASRLEIDFPKVALNAVA, encoded by the coding sequence ATGAGCCGTATCAACGTCGTCACCCTCGAAACCGCCAACGCCGAACAGAAGGCGCTGCTCGAAGCGATCCAGTCGCAGCTGGGCATGGTGCCCAACTTCCTCAAGGTCTTCGCGAACTCGCCGGTTGCGCTGCGCGCCTTCCTTGGCCTGCATGGCGTGGCGAACGAGGGCAGCCTCGACGCCGCCACCCGCGAACGCATCGCACTGGCGCTGGCGCAGCAGAACGCCTGCGAGTACTGCCTCTCGGCGCACACCGCGATCGGCCGCAAGGCGGGCCTCACCGGTGACGAGATCAGCGCCAACCGTGCCGGCACCAGTCAGGACGCCAAGGCCGCCATCGCGGTGAAGTTCGCCCGCTCGCTGGTCGAGCACAGCGGCGACGTCACCAGCGCCGAGATCGCCGAGGCGCGCGCCGCCGGCTACAGCGACGCCGATCTGGTCGAAATCATCACCCACGTCGGCATGAACGTGCTGACCAACATCCTGGGCAAGGCGAGCCGGCTGGAGATCGACTTCCCCAAGGTCGCGCTCAACGCAGTGGCCTGA
- a CDS encoding carboxymuconolactone decarboxylase family protein, translating into MSRIAIPSVEQSPVASKPLLDAVHKQLGVVPNLMKLVGNSPAALEGYLSLNGALAKGVLSVQLRERIALAIAEYNGCDYCLSAHTYLSTHVAKIDAAEIDAARDAYSADAKTRAALQFARRVAAERGRVSDADLASLRAAGFDDASVVEIVLNVALNVLTNYINNVAETDVDFPHVTRKAA; encoded by the coding sequence ATGTCCCGCATCGCCATCCCGTCCGTCGAACAATCGCCCGTCGCCTCCAAGCCGCTGCTCGACGCGGTCCACAAGCAGCTGGGCGTCGTCCCCAACCTGATGAAGCTGGTCGGCAACAGCCCGGCGGCGCTCGAAGGCTACCTCTCGCTCAACGGTGCGCTGGCCAAGGGCGTGCTGAGCGTGCAACTGCGTGAGCGCATCGCGCTGGCGATTGCCGAATACAACGGCTGCGACTACTGCCTCTCGGCCCACACCTATCTGTCGACGCATGTCGCGAAGATCGACGCAGCGGAAATCGACGCTGCCCGCGACGCGTACTCGGCTGACGCGAAGACGCGCGCCGCGCTGCAGTTCGCCCGCCGTGTGGCTGCCGAACGGGGCCGCGTCAGCGATGCCGACCTGGCCAGCCTGCGTGCTGCGGGTTTTGACGACGCCAGCGTGGTCGAGATCGTGCTCAACGTCGCGCTCAACGTGCTGACCAACTACATCAACAACGTGGCCGAAACCGACGTGGATTTTCCGCACGTCACCCGCAAGGCCGCCTGA
- a CDS encoding pyridoxamine 5'-phosphate oxidase family protein encodes MPRAFADISFTPSVKAAQTRYGSRENNLGFELAEDPRNELQDHDIEFIEARDSFYQASVGENGWPYVQHRGGPAGFLRVLDARTIGYADFRGNRQYLSVGNLNANERISLILMDYANRRRLKIWGRARIVHEADAPELIAQLEVPSYRARVERGVLIHVEAIEWNCPQHITPRFTEAELDQMIEPLLEENRALRAGAMAARSPNELGHGELELVISGVRQLSPRVRAYELRHPLGAELPQVSAGSHLQVPVRLPDGSEATRHYSISSNPARRDAYEIAVLQHENGSGGSAFVHQHYQLGMRLRCGMPRNDFALHDDARPAVLIAGGIGITPIKAMALALKAQGRAFEIHYAGRNAGDMAYRDRMQREFGARLTVWASDQRAMPVAEVLRNAPADAVIYVCGPQRLIDGVQAAAAELGVAVDRIRSERFVAPTGDGSAQAIEVELRRSGKTIHVAPTQSILAAVEAADVPARSDCRVGNCGSCAVKVIEGTPQHADTALNERERTQGRQMCICVSRASTPKLVLEL; translated from the coding sequence ATGCCCCGCGCTTTCGCCGACATCAGTTTCACCCCCAGCGTCAAAGCAGCGCAGACGCGCTACGGCAGCCGTGAGAACAATCTCGGCTTCGAGCTGGCGGAAGACCCCCGCAACGAACTGCAAGACCACGACATCGAATTCATCGAGGCGCGTGACAGCTTCTACCAGGCCAGCGTGGGCGAGAACGGCTGGCCCTATGTGCAGCACCGCGGCGGCCCGGCCGGCTTCCTGCGTGTGCTCGACGCCCGCACCATCGGCTACGCCGATTTCCGCGGCAACCGGCAGTACCTCAGCGTCGGCAACCTCAACGCCAACGAGCGCATCTCGCTGATCCTGATGGACTACGCGAACCGCCGCCGCCTCAAGATCTGGGGCCGCGCGCGCATCGTGCATGAGGCCGACGCGCCCGAACTGATCGCGCAGCTTGAAGTGCCCAGCTACCGCGCCCGCGTGGAACGCGGCGTGCTGATCCATGTCGAGGCGATCGAGTGGAACTGCCCGCAGCACATCACCCCGCGCTTCACCGAGGCGGAACTCGATCAGATGATCGAGCCCTTGCTCGAAGAGAACCGCGCCCTGCGCGCCGGCGCAATGGCCGCACGCTCACCGAACGAACTCGGCCACGGCGAACTGGAACTGGTGATCAGCGGCGTGCGGCAACTGAGCCCCCGCGTGCGGGCCTACGAACTGCGCCACCCGCTCGGCGCTGAATTGCCGCAGGTCAGCGCCGGTTCGCATCTGCAGGTGCCGGTGCGCCTGCCCGATGGCAGCGAGGCGACGCGGCACTACTCGATCAGCTCCAACCCGGCGCGCCGCGATGCGTACGAGATCGCCGTGCTGCAGCACGAAAACGGCAGCGGCGGTTCAGCCTTCGTGCATCAGCACTACCAGCTCGGCATGCGCCTGCGCTGCGGTATGCCGCGCAACGACTTCGCGCTGCACGACGATGCGCGCCCGGCGGTGCTGATTGCCGGTGGCATCGGCATCACGCCGATCAAGGCGATGGCGCTCGCGCTCAAGGCGCAGGGCCGTGCGTTCGAGATCCACTACGCCGGGCGCAACGCAGGCGACATGGCCTACCGCGACCGCATGCAGCGCGAGTTCGGCGCACGCCTTACGGTGTGGGCGAGTGATCAGCGCGCCATGCCGGTGGCCGAGGTGTTGCGCAACGCGCCCGCCGATGCGGTGATCTACGTATGCGGCCCGCAACGCCTGATCGACGGCGTGCAGGCCGCCGCTGCCGAGTTGGGTGTCGCCGTTGATCGCATCCGTAGCGAGCGCTTTGTCGCGCCGACCGGCGACGGCAGCGCGCAAGCGATCGAAGTGGAACTGCGCCGCAGCGGCAAGACGATTCACGTCGCGCCGACGCAGAGCATCCTCGCCGCGGTGGAAGCCGCCGATGTGCCGGCCCGATCGGACTGCCGGGTCGGCAACTGCGGCAGCTGCGCGGTGAAGGTCATCGAAGGCACGCCGCAGCACGCCGACACCGCCCTCAACGAACGCGAACGCACGCAGGGCCGGCAGATGTGCATCTGCGTTTCGCGTGCCAGCACGCCCAAGCTGGTGCTCGAGCTCTGA
- a CDS encoding glutathione S-transferase family protein, whose amino-acid sequence MIQLYEFPLSGNSHKVRLMLSLLGLPYQSVVVSAATREHKSRDFTAMNPFGQVPVLTDGDAVVRDSQAILVYLASRYGGAQWWPQDPAALAAVSAWLSTAANEVARGPNALRLHHKFGRAGIALDEATQITEALLGILETRLAQHDWVALEIPSIADVAVYPYIALAPEGRVDLAAYPAVRNWLARMQALPGYVGMPGI is encoded by the coding sequence ATGATCCAGCTCTACGAATTCCCGCTCTCCGGCAACAGCCACAAGGTGCGCCTGATGCTGAGCCTGCTCGGCCTGCCCTACCAGAGCGTGGTGGTGAGCGCCGCCACGCGCGAGCACAAATCGCGCGACTTCACCGCAATGAACCCCTTCGGCCAGGTGCCGGTGCTCACTGACGGCGACGCCGTCGTGCGCGACAGCCAGGCGATCCTCGTCTACCTCGCCAGCCGCTACGGCGGCGCGCAGTGGTGGCCGCAAGATCCGGCCGCGCTCGCGGCGGTGTCGGCATGGCTATCCACCGCGGCCAACGAAGTCGCCCGCGGCCCCAACGCGCTGCGCTTGCACCACAAATTCGGCCGCGCTGGCATCGCGCTCGACGAGGCCACTCAGATCACCGAAGCCCTGCTTGGCATCCTCGAAACCCGGCTTGCTCAGCATGACTGGGTCGCATTGGAGATCCCCAGCATCGCGGATGTCGCCGTCTACCCTTACATTGCCCTGGCACCCGAAGGCCGCGTCGATCTAGCCGCCTACCCTGCCGTGCGCAACTGGCTTGCCCGCATGCAAGCGCTGCCCGGCTACGTCGGCATGCCCGGCATCTGA
- the thiC gene encoding phosphomethylpyrimidine synthase ThiC, producing the protein MNAKEQFIASNAHVDEAAIQPLPNSRKVYFEGSRADIRVPMREITQADTPTAFGGEKNPPIYVYDCSGPYTDPAVKVDVRNGLAALRAKWIEERGDTEVLPHLSSEYGRAREADKKLDELRFNLQRKPRRAKAGANVTQMHYARRGIITPEMEFIAIRENLNRAAYIESLKATGPTGEKMAAFMGRRHPGQSFGAAIPDVITPEFVRDEVARGRAIIPSNINHPESEPMIIGRNFLTKINANIGNSAVSSSIQEEVDKLTWSIRWGGDTVMDLSTGKNIHETREWILRNSPVPIGTVPIYQALEKVNGKAEDLTWEIFRDTLIEQAEQGVDYFTIHAGVLLKYVPMTANRMTGIVSRGGSIMAKWCLAHHKENFTYTHFEEICEIMKAYDVAFSLGDGLRPGSIWDANDEAQLGELKTLGELTQIAWKHDVQVMIEGPGHVPQQLIKENMDLQLDWCDEAPFYTLGPLTTDIAPGYDHITSAIGAAQIGWYGCAMLCYVTPKEHLGLPNKDDVKAGIIAYKIAAHAADLAKGHPASQIRDNAMSKARFEFRWEDQFNLGLDPDTARSYHDETLPQEGAKVAHFCSMCGPHFCSMKITQDVRDFAAAQGVSEEEALKKGMEVKSVEFVKTGAQVYHKV; encoded by the coding sequence ATGAACGCCAAAGAACAATTCATCGCCTCGAACGCGCATGTCGACGAGGCCGCCATCCAGCCGCTGCCCAATTCGCGCAAGGTGTACTTCGAAGGCTCGCGCGCCGACATCCGCGTACCGATGCGCGAGATCACGCAGGCCGACACGCCCACGGCTTTCGGCGGCGAGAAGAACCCGCCGATCTATGTGTACGACTGCTCCGGCCCCTACACCGATCCGGCGGTGAAGGTGGATGTGCGCAACGGCCTCGCCGCGCTGCGCGCAAAGTGGATCGAGGAACGCGGCGACACCGAAGTGCTGCCGCATCTGTCGTCGGAATACGGCCGTGCGCGTGAAGCCGACAAGAAGCTCGACGAACTGCGCTTCAACCTTCAGCGCAAGCCGCGCCGCGCCAAGGCAGGTGCCAATGTCACGCAGATGCACTACGCGCGCCGCGGCATCATCACGCCGGAGATGGAGTTCATCGCCATCCGCGAGAACCTCAACCGCGCCGCCTACATCGAATCGCTGAAGGCCACCGGCCCCACTGGCGAGAAGATGGCCGCCTTCATGGGCCGTCGTCACCCGGGGCAGAGCTTCGGCGCCGCGATTCCGGACGTCATCACGCCAGAGTTCGTGCGTGACGAAGTCGCCCGCGGCCGCGCGATCATCCCGAGCAACATCAACCACCCCGAAAGCGAGCCGATGATCATCGGCCGCAACTTCCTCACCAAGATCAACGCCAACATCGGCAACAGCGCGGTGTCGTCGTCGATTCAGGAAGAGGTCGACAAGCTCACATGGAGCATCCGCTGGGGCGGCGACACGGTGATGGATCTCTCGACCGGCAAGAACATCCACGAAACGCGCGAATGGATCCTGCGCAATTCACCGGTGCCGATCGGCACGGTGCCGATCTACCAGGCGCTGGAAAAGGTGAACGGCAAGGCCGAAGACCTGACCTGGGAGATCTTCCGCGACACGCTGATCGAGCAGGCCGAGCAGGGTGTCGACTACTTCACGATCCACGCCGGCGTGCTGCTCAAGTACGTGCCGATGACTGCCAACCGCATGACCGGCATCGTCAGCCGTGGCGGCTCGATCATGGCCAAGTGGTGCCTCGCGCATCACAAGGAAAACTTCACCTACACGCACTTCGAAGAGATCTGCGAAATCATGAAGGCCTACGACGTGGCCTTCTCGCTCGGCGATGGCCTGCGCCCCGGCTCGATCTGGGACGCCAACGACGAAGCGCAGCTCGGTGAATTGAAGACGCTCGGCGAACTCACGCAGATTGCGTGGAAGCACGATGTGCAGGTGATGATCGAAGGCCCCGGCCATGTGCCGCAGCAGCTGATCAAGGAGAACATGGACCTGCAGCTGGACTGGTGCGACGAAGCACCGTTCTACACGCTGGGCCCGCTGACCACCGACATCGCGCCGGGCTACGACCACATCACCAGCGCCATCGGCGCCGCGCAGATCGGCTGGTACGGCTGCGCCATGCTGTGCTACGTCACCCCGAAGGAACACCTTGGCCTGCCGAACAAGGACGACGTGAAGGCCGGCATCATCGCCTACAAGATCGCCGCCCACGCCGCCGATCTCGCCAAGGGCCACCCGGCCAGCCAGATCCGCGACAACGCGATGAGCAAGGCGCGCTTCGAGTTCCGCTGGGAAGACCAGTTCAACCTCGGCCTCGACCCCGATACCGCGCGCTCGTACCACGACGAAACCCTGCCGCAGGAAGGCGCCAAGGTCGCCCACTTCTGCTCCATGTGCGGCCCGCACTTCTGCTCGATGAAGATCACGCAAGACGTGCGCGACTTCGCCGCCGCGCAAGGCGTGTCGGAAGAAGAGGCGCTGAAGAAGGGCATGGAAGTGAAGTCGGTGGAGTTCGTGAAGACCGGCGCACAGGTCTATCACAAGGTCTGA